AGCCGCAGGTCGACCGGTACCGGCTGGCGAACGGCAACCACATCATCCTGCTGGCGGAGGGCCGGCTGGTGAATCTGGGCTGCGCGATGGGCCACTCCAGCTTCGTCATGTCGAACTCGTTCACCAACCAGGTGCTGGCACAGATCGAGCTGTGGACGAACCGGGAGAAGTACGCGATCGGCGTGCACGTGCTGCCGAAGAAGCTGGACGAGGAGGTGGCCGCCCTGCACCTGGACAAGCTGGGCGTGAAGCTGACGAAGCTGAGCGCGCGGCAGGCCGAGTATCTGAATCTGCCCGCCGAGGGACCGTACAAACCGGAACACTACCGCTACTAAGCGCGTCGGACCGTGCCCGGCCCGGGTGTGGCAAAAGAGAGGACAAGTGcgagggaagagagagaggaagaaattATTGCTGGATGATGTGAAGCACATCAcgttttaataaaaacaaacatgtaAAGCGTATCAGATGGAGTGAGCAAGCGCCGCCGGTTTGAGAAACGGTTGAAGCTAGTGGTCCCCGATATCTAGGAACTGGAGTTTGCGGATATTAGCGCGACAGTGCTAAAGTTTCTTCCCCGTGAACTGCGATGGCATACTTTAAAGTAGCAGAATACATTTAAGATATCTTGCCTTTAGCTGTGTTTAAATCTCTTTGGGGGTTTTACTCGTTTGTAAATTCTTTGGAGAATCAGAATTTCAACAACTCTGCTTTTGCGCAGTTGTGACGCGATTCTTCAATGTTCTATTGTATTCCAGCATTTGCATTACAAAAGAACAAGGTAAAAGATAACATTGGAGCCATTGGCTAAGCAAAAGATACCCAAGAGGAACCTAGTCTAAGCATAAGACCAAGAAGACTACCAAGTTATCGAGGGTCAACGCAAATACTTCTTTTCGTAATGTGATATCTTGCGCTACGGTTTCTTTCACTACGATATTTGCTTTCACAACTGCTTGCAGCGCATAAATAACCTCGTCAAAGTGATACTATCTTTCCTCCGCTTTATTTTGTACCGTCTAGGAAGTATTAGTATGAAACGACCATGCTCTAACGCTTGCGTTTGTATGATTGAGTTGGCGAAGCTCACCTTCCGGTCGCATCTTTGACCTTCTCCTTGCGCTGCTGGCGGGGTGTAAAGTAGTACATCTCCAGTGCCCAGGAGATGGCCATCGTGTAGGTGGCGAGATTGAGGAAGTGTAGCGTCGTGGCGTAGTTAGTTGTATCCCTCACATAGCCTGAGGTGGAGAATGGGAGATTCAATCAGATTTGTGTTGATACAATATTGTAATTTGGGACTTCAATTCTAGAGAAGAACTCAGAAACTCGAGTTCAGAAACTGATGTTAGCATAAAAAAGATAATGTCTAAATTTCATTAAATCCAAAAGACTTCAAAAGACCCTGACGAAGTTGTGCGATCCTATGTGGCACATGAGATCACATTTGAGTTGCGAGTTTGGTTTATGTCTGATAGCCGTGTGCGTACCATCGTACATCTCTTGCTGCCTCCTTAATCTTATTCCAGGATTGGTTCTAATCTGTGCAAGGAGAGTGGAAGGGATTCTAGGGATTCGTTTTGGAGTTTGAAATCTCTTGATAATGTACcctaaataacaaaaaaaaaaaaacgtaacagCTATATGTGTTATCTCATTATACGTCTCGGGATGTCATAACAAGATGATTGAGCAATTGTTTTCAACGATTTTCGGTAGTATGGATTGAACTTGATGGTTTAGAGCAGGGATCtacaaacttttcagttcacGGGCTGCATTGCTTCGCAAATAAtattgttgagggccattttgacgctaccttcTAGCTGATCTTTCCTGCGCCGAAGAATGACGGCACAGTGTATTTTCATTCACAAGATATTAACAGGGATTATTGACGCCCCGTCTATTCTAAGGCACATTAACTTCTTAGCTCCAGGCAGCAGAGTTTTAAGAGCTAGGCATCTTTAACGACCATATTTCTGGACCACTCTATATTGTTCTAGCGACCCAGTACAAACGATGGACACCTAGAGCATGAAGTTGATTTTCAGATGACGATTAATCAACTAAGGAATTGTTAAAGGTCTGGGTGATGCTTTGTTCTGGTTCACCTTAAATTTAGTTCTAATAATGGTTTCTAATAGTTCTAACATTAAAAGTGATATACAGGCGACATTTTCTAGATGACTAAACATTTCTCGTTTTCTCGAGAACATTAAAATCTCGtattttcgttcgttttcgtTAAAATCACAGTTTTTCAGGAAAATACtaaataaatatgtacaaTTTCTTCAGGTTGCTATAATTGAAGCCTGATAAAATCATCCCGGCCCGCATTATACCCTTATGCGGCCCGCTGCCTAcatttggagacccctggtctaAGAGGTAGACGCGCACTGCCTTCCCAAAAGGTCGGACATGGATCGATTCCCATACGAATAGCTCGCATACGCATTTAATCTACAATTTAAGAACAACATTTTTCCGTGATGAGTACTTTCCTATAAATTGCTGCTGAATTTCATATTTCTCACAACATAACTACTCCTATAATAATATTACATCATTctaattctctctctctctctctctctttctctctctctctttttctctgttCTACTTTTCCCTTTGTTCCCCTAATACGATTGATTTGCCCTCAGGTAGAAGGGCGCACTTGATCTCACACAGCGAGCGTGaacacgtgtgtgcgtgtcattccagctgtgtgtgtgtgtgtgtgtgtgtgtgcgtgttgtgcgCATCGTTTTGTAAAAGATtccagcacacacaacaccgccATAGCACGAAAGGGACGGAACGCACTACCTAATTAAAACGAGCGCGAGCGAGTACGGTAGAGCAAAGCGAGGCAAAGGGTGCACGGTAAAGAAGTGCCTGGCGAGAACGAAAGATTCGCACGCAGCGGCCTAAGCGAAGGGCGCAAACCCCCTttgcaagaaaacaaaaaaaaaagagagaaacaacCGAAAACCAGTTTCACTTCAGCAGCTGTTGCCAGTTGGCCGTTTGCATTAGGAGCGCGCTGTGTGCGAGTTAGTGACTcccagtgtgtctgtgtgtttgtgtgtgttcggtcGAAGGAAGCACATCGCCGCTAGGTaagaagacacacaaaagGAGAACCGCACGCGGTGCGGCTCgtcgtttctgtttttgtttacataccGGCGGCCATACACTTTTCTCCCTgcaagtgtgtttgtgcgtctGTGCATGTGTCAAACGTATGCAAATGTAGGCTTTCTGCagaaacacacgcgcgccaTATTCCCGGTGCGGTGCCCATTGTTTAGCGTAACAGTTCCTCCGACCGGGCAGCGAGCGGCTAGTTGCGGAAGGGAAACTCTCGGCCCATGTTTCCGGCATTTTCAACCTCTGTTGACCTGCggtagtgagtgtgtgtgtatctgtttatgttttgtgttgagaaaattgtgcgtgtgtgtccctTTTTCTGGATATCCGACATTAAACCATCATCATACACGATCTGCAATCAAACCAAACTTTCATGATaacaccacacacagacactcgtCGTGGTCTACGTCCCAACAATTTCGGACACAAATTCTCTGTGCGCTTGTGTAAGTATCTTACGATCATAAAGAAGGATGTGATTAGACTTTAAGTTGTTACCGTGAGATGCGTTCGTGTCCACAAAAAAGTTCCCAAAATTAAAAGGGGCTCCCTCTTCCCTTTCGCCACCCTACCGTAGCTGAGTAGCGGAATCGAAATCAGCCTGTTCGAGGGCtttgtgtttcttctttcACGAGTTCCTCGCGGTATCGTTTTTCGCAATTTCGATTTCTCCTCTCCGAGCTTTCCCTCCGGCACCGTCCATCGATCAATCGGGGCTGCGTGTTCTCGTTCAGACTGCCACACAACGCACACCAGCAAAAAATAATAGGTGGAGGGTAGAGAGTTTCTCAAACCCCTAGGCCAACCTCGGGAGGAAAAATCAATTCCTGGACGGCGCGCCGCGCAACTTCAGGAGACGTTCAAGGAATTTTCCCTTGCGAGGCCCGCTTAACACGAGCAAAATTCGATGGaagtgaaagtgtgtgtgcgcggcgGGGCGCCAGTGCGTGGTGATTGAACGCCGGCTACAGTGGGCGAAGTTGTTGTAAGCGTAGGTCATTTTGGAATGGACAGCTATTCAATCGAAATcgataattatttaaatcatgtGGAAAGTGTACATAAGGCGGGTTGAGGGGTTGAGGTttagttggtggtggtggacaaTTATGCATTTCAAATCAGGCATTGTTTTAAGCATCTTGACAATTGTTTATTGGGCTGTACAACCCTGTTAATAACAATTCTTGTCAATTTAGATCGTACAAAGAAGAGAATTTAGTTTTGAACGATTCGttgatacgacgattttggtTTTGACTTTAGAGGTGCCATTTTGCTTATGTGCATTTATTAACCCTTTTAATAAGCATTAATATTCTAGGCTATACTACACCGATTAAAGCTATTCCGAGCTATTCTGTGAATTAATAGAAGAGCTTTGATAGTCGAGTAAAACCAGAAAATTGATTCAACAACAAATCAGGTGAAAATAATGGCACTATTTAGCAATTATAACACGAatgggcggtcccgtggtacagtagtcaactcgaacgactcaataacatgcccgttatgggttcaagcccagaatggaccgtccgcCCGTAGCAAGAATTGATTATCcagctacgtggtaatgaattaagtctcgaaagcctgtatagccCGGCaagtccgcgtaggacgttacgcgaAATAGAAGATGAACACGAACTATATTTAAAAGTGTAACTCACCCACAGGTAGTTGGAGCAGTTATTGAATTAAGTTTAAACAGTTGAAGTAAGTTGTATTTACCCGGTTAAACAGGAATGAGTTGTTAATGTTAGAAAGGCAATAATGAAGAAACGTAGCGTTTGCGACTCTTGTCAAGAAGAGGGACAATTTGGTCCAGACTGTGCACTGATAGATGAAAagatttttaaatgaaaaaaaaaacacacaatgtcAATGTCTATAGCTTACTTGGTAAAGCATGACTGAAAGAGGTGTGCTTGAACAGCATGCGAAACGACCTGGTGGTATCTGGATTCTGGATGTGATCTCACATATCACGAGCAACAAGAATGTGTTGAAAACCAGAGATCCATCGAGCCAACCGGATAATAGTGTAGCTGACAGGACGCGAACATAGCGTGTAGAGCTACCGGAAGTGGAACGATCATATTCGTTGTTATCGATGATGGTGATCGAGTGAAGGTATTGCGGTTTAGTAAGATTTGCGGTTAGTAAGATCTGTGATCTTGAATTTCAAGTCTTATACGGTAGAGAAGGTTTCAAAAAACCATGAGAGGACAAGAATCGATTCTGGTATGCGAATGATACGGAAAATCTGCATCGAAGCCGCGGGAACGCAAAATGTATGATAGCAGTACGGAATTGATGAAGAATTCTGAACAATTCTGTGAAAGGCGATAATGAACTGAACTGGTGTATTAGtttagcgagagagagagagagagagagtttagTAGAAAGCGAATATGCCAATCGACTACGCTTCAACAAGCATGGATGCTCGCCCGAGTCTTCAGTGTTCTCGGAACAGCAACCATAGCAGGAAGACGCTGACACCATAAATGACGGTTGACGAAAGTGTGCGTCGCATTCGAAAAGAATGTCCCTGCAGCGGATAGCGAAGTGGCCAAGGTAGAAAATGGCTGCCAAGACAATGTCTCTAGTAGTGAGCTTCATCTCAGGCGAATACTTGGGATTTATTCGAGAAAAATTCTCTACCAAGGAGATGTGGGAAGCTCTAGAAAATACATTTGACAAGAAGTCGTCGGAAAGGCACATGATGAAAAGAAACCCGATCGTTCGTCTCAATTTGAAGGAAAGGACATGTTGGAAAATTTGCATAGGACGGGATCGTGCGAATGCAAAATGTACGATAACGCAAATGTGTACAATAATGTAGAAAACATGTGCAAAGCTGCAACTCCATAGCGCTGTCAAAATTAAGCTTGGACGGGTAAAAATTAACATTGGATCCGTCCAAATACGTACTACGTAATGTACGTAAGTGTCAACATTAGATTCGTGAACGACAAAATATGCAGCACACATAGCAAAATGAGTTGTAAAACCTTCAGTCACCAGTTTGATTTTCCTCTATTTAGCAATCAAACGAGCTGCTTTGGGTACTCCATAGCAATACTTTATTGTCTCTAAGATGTGGATCACTCTGAGCTATTGGTTaattgaaaattcattttGCGAAGGCCTcttgttatattttttcaataacaaaaaatgctaTAGCTGATTAAAACTTAACATTTTTAACGAAAAACGCGCTTAAGGAATTACCACCCACTGTACGCCTGGCCGAGCTTTGCTTCTACATGGCCCCGCCAACAACTCAGCACGCAACAGGGGCAGCAGCACGATTACGATGATAATGAGATGAGCAGCGAGCAGCACAGATGAGCACATTAAAATGCGAACCAGCTGTTCCGGTACAGTGCCAGCCGTATGATTCATGGCGAGCAGGGcagtgcaaaaaataaaatcaccacaaaagaagaaatagaaaacaaGGGGAGCATTCATTGCGTGTTGGTGATGCAATGCGTCCGGATGCAGCAAATAAGTTTTCCCCGCACTAAGCACAATGCCCCAATGCTGGGTGGGGAGCGGCACTGTAGGGCATTTCCTACTAGTCCGCTCTTACGCTTGCTTCACTCGATTCGTTCACTCAACTTTGACATTCACTGTCGATCGATCGCTTCCAATCGGATACGAACCGGCTTCACAGTTTCGGCGTCGCTTCCTTTGTTTCGGGCTCGTTCACTGAACTCACTCCGCATCATACCATCCCAAGCCCAGCTGCATCGCTTCACACAGGCAAACACATATAGTACTTTTGCCCGGTTGACGCACCGCCCTCGTGCGTTTTTGCGTGGCAACAGTAGACAACAAAGCACCGGTAGAGTGCTAGTATACGCGCTCTCAGCAGTGACAGGATTGATACAGgggtgtgtatatgtgtgtgtgttttttttccttggaATAGCTCACTAGTGAATAGGCGTAGAATACAAACTCGCTGTATAGATACTCACCGACAATGGGACCGACAAACAGGTAAAAGAACCCAGCAAACAGCAGATGTATCCCCGTTGCTCCCGGCAGACGATCCAGCGGGACGTGCGACGGTATGGCCAGTGCCATAAACACCGTCCGCAGTCCCTTGTTGAAACCGATCCAGCAAGCGATGGCCAACACCACACCGTAGCTGTGGAAGTGTGCTAAAACTGTGCGCGAAACACAAACCAGTAAAGGTTATAACGATGTTGAACCAGCCCAAGCGTCACGGCGTCTAACACACGTACCCACGCGCCCCAGCGCCATGTTGATCACACCGACAAGAAAGAAGGTGCGGTTCTGCCACTTGATGCGGTCCGCGATCAGCGGCACCAGACACCGGCAGCAGATGTCGGTCATGCCGAGCACGGACATGGCGACCGCGATCTGGTCCCGCGTGCAGCCAAAGTCCGCCAGCACGAACGGCGTCAGGATGGAGAAGTTCAGCTCGGCAAAGTTGGCGATCGTGATGCCGATCATGATGTTGACGTAGATGTGGTCGCGCAGCAGGTCGAGAtcgaagaagatgatgatgcgctGGGCGAGGGTGAGCGGCGGCTCCGGCACCGGCGAGTCCGCCAGCAGTGCCTCGAGTGCGGCCGAGCAGGTGCACCCGGTCGGCTTCGAGCCCTCCACCAGCTGGGCGAGTCTTTTCGATGCCTGCTTCAGCACATCCTTCTCGCCCTGCGCGGCAGTGCTGCCGTTTGTGGGCTGCGGGACCTCCGGAACTGGGCCGGTGGGTTTGCCTGCCGGCGGAGATTTGCTGAGCGGCTGTAGCATTGGATCGGTGGGTCGTCGCAGCGGCTTATGCTCCGCCTGCACGTTGGGGCAGTCCTCCGTGTGGCACTCGTCGATCGTATCCTTGGCCGGGAGGGTGATGTACGCTTTCGCGTCGCCCAGATTGATGGAGGCACGCTGGGAGTGGTACCGGGACGCGTTCAGACTGTGCCGCGAGCTGTACAGGGAGCGGAGGGAGCTGCGCGAGTACCAACCGTCGTTGGCGCGGGACAGCATCGGCGTGCCGGTATCGACGACGGCATCGTACGCGAGCTGGTCGAGTGGCGTCCGCTCGAACGGCAGCGTGTTGAACGGGACGGCCTCCGGGTCCTGGGCCGACTGGCAGTAGCTGCAGCGCGTGCTGGGGGCAGGTGTGGCCGGCACTCCACCATCCTCCGGGTCGGGCTTTGATTGGCGGGAGGATTTCGAGTGCCACTGGACGGGCTGGTAGAGCAGGGCGAAGGCGACGGCGTTCATGGCAAACCCGCCGAAGAGCAGCACCGTACCGTTGATGGTGAAGTGGCGGTGCAGCAGTGTGACGATGTGCGGCGCCACGATCGGCCCGAGCCCGGTCAGTGTCCAGGCGAATCCGGTGGCGATGCGTCGCTTCTGCTTGAAGTACGTGTTGAGCGCGAGCGAGTTGGCGGAGGTGTTGATGCCCACGCCCGCCCCGTACAGCACCGCGAACGTGACCATGTACAGGAGGAAGCTGTCTGCCAGGGAGGTCAGGCTGACGGCAATGCCTACTAGCAGGGCGCCGGCAAACGCCACCTGCCGGTAGGTGAACCGACGGAACATGGGCCCATTTGCGAGCCCCACGATCGATGTCAGTGCGGAGTGTGTGTTGATGATGGTTGTCACTTCGGACGCACTGATGGATAGTTCCGTCATCCGGTCGCGGAACAGTAGCCCGAACTGTTGCAACACCGGGAAGGTACAGAGCTGATTCGGAGGAGGGAAAACAACATATAACTAGAGTTTGCAGACATAGCGGGCGTAGCTGCAACCTCCCCCATACTTACATTTGAACAGCCGGCAGCCAGCACTACCATCCAGCCCCAGCCACCATCGGGCGGCACAAAGTCACTGCCCAGCTGCGACCGGTTCTTGGGCAGCTTGGGCCGTTTGCTGGTGCCATTTTTCTGCAAACCTGCCTGCTTGGGCGCACTGTTTAGCTCGCCGATACGCATCGTCATCTGATTCGTGTACTCGTGGTCCTCATCCTCATCCGAACACTGCCGTATCCTGTCAGTCTTCATGTCGGGTTCGTCTTGCAATGTCCAATGTACGTCTGCTGTAGTGGTCGGACGATACGGCTGCGCCACTTTTACTGTCCGCACAAACGTGATACCGTGTCCTACCGACACTGCCCCTAGATCATGGCGGAATCGATTGATACTATTTAATTACACAATTTCTGCCGTTTCGTGTGCGCAGGAGGGACTCTCTATCAATCGATTAAATTATCGTCCCAACCCGCTCCGGCCCGCGCAGGAGATGTTTGATAGGAAGCGAATTGCCATGTCTTATCTCTATGGAGTAGCCGGGCGACTACAATGCATAGCCGATGCGCGTGTGGTCTTTACGGTCGCTCTTCCTGACAACTCGATCACTGCCATGAGCAGTGAAAGTGTACTGGGAAGAGCGCAGCTACCGAGGTGCCAGCCAATCCGGCTTATCAAGCACATCACCCACACACTTTGTAACTGCCACACATGACTACCTGTCCAGCTTAAACCTGTCCCACGCGCTGGGAGTTCCGTTCTTTAACAACCGGTGCCGACAATGCGCCACGTTAGGCACCGGCACGCTACTTTGATAGCTTTGATTGAGgagaagcaataaaaacaaaactcacgGGTAGTGGGTGAGTCGCACCAGCACTATTAACAAGTGGTATTGGCGGAATTTGAGTAGTTCTAGCTCCACATGTTTAGCGACCGCAGCACTATCGGAGGCCGGCTAGTAGTTTGTAATCATTTCCCGTGCAGTTTCAACGACTTTTGTATGCTACACCTTACTTCCCCTCTCGGCAATATTGTTTCACACCTGCGATATCTTCTCCATATTCATCTCGCTTCACAATAAGGCAATAAGTGCGGCTGTTAATGTCAACCGGCGCGCCACTGATACGTGCCGGTGGAATCAATAGTCGTCGCCCGATCAGCCGCTTAGAACGTGACATTGCCATGTATAGTTTGGTTGTAGAAAACCAGTTCCCGAAACTGTTAAAGAGTGTTGATTGCTGTATTCTTGGTCCTAATCCAAGCGAGCTAGCTTTTGGTTGAATATGAGGTCCTACATTTACAATACCTACCTTTTGTCAACTCTCCCAGATATACACCTTGGCTTAAAATTTGCTATCACCAACACGCACGCAAAAATCTGCAACTTGGCGGGTCTGATCCCGAGGGCACACTTCTACCAGGACCTACCAAGACGTCTCTCAACCGGAGGACGTATCCCGGTCGACTGTGGCCGGCAAAATTGCACACCGTCCCTGTTCCGCGTCGTTGATCGCATCTTTGCATTCTTCCGATTGGAAACCATCAGCGCGTCTCGCTTTCGTGTGTCTCGGGATAAAGGGTTTGATAAGGGTCGCTTACTTTATTGACCAGCCAGTATTTATCGATCCGTCAGAAGTTCGGCCCTTATCGTGGTTGTCAAAAAACTGTGCGTCGCAGCTAGACAAAAGCAACGAGAATGATGGTGCCGAAAACGGGGCTTTGCAATGCCTACCCTTAACATTGTTAGCGATAAAGTTAGCGTTAGTTAGTGTAGatcagttgttgtttttaaactgaatCTTGTTGACCTACATTACAGCCTTTTGCTGGGTCGAGTTCCCAGAGCGTTGCCCGGCACAGCTGTCTAGCAGGACTTTGCAGGAAGATAAGAGTTTCTAAACATTTCGATATCGTAGATAACCTATCACCAATATCTATCTGCAATTATTTGCGTGAACCTCACGAGGGATTACGCTAATGTGTATGACGGTTTCAGTCCGGGGCTTCATCTTTCCCCGTGCGCCTATGCCAGCTCGAAATGTCAGCTGAAATTATGACGAGCCATCAACGctggttttattgttttcgcaAACACAACCGCGCTCAGCTCTTAACACCTACGCAACGCATCGAACCATCATTAGCTAATCAAGACCGATACGGGCCgacgcagtgtgtgtgtgtgcgagcgatAAAGCAGGATGGCAGGCTAGCTCGGTCGGTTCTACTTCTGACAGAGAGCACTATTATGGGCTCCAGGTTGAGCAGGGGTGGTAGATGCCTTTCGATTATCTGCTAAATGCTCGCTACAGTGTTGTTTCTCTGTTGGTACGCGCGCTCTGCCGGGTGCCGATAcatttcgctcgctcgcttcatTAATCTCTTTGTGTTTGTCTCTTTCGTGTGCCTTTGGCCAGGCA
The Anopheles arabiensis isolate DONGOLA chromosome X, AaraD3, whole genome shotgun sequence DNA segment above includes these coding regions:
- the LOC120905670 gene encoding uncharacterized protein LOC120905670, translating into MKTDRIRQCSDEDEDHEYTNQMTMRIGELNSAPKQAGLQKNGTSKRPKLPKNRSQLGSDFVPPDGGWGWMVVLAAGCSNLCTFPVLQQFGLLFRDRMTELSISASEVTTIINTHSALTSIVGLANGPMFRRFTYRQVAFAGALLVGIAVSLTSLADSFLLYMVTFAVLYGAGVGINTSANSLALNTYFKQKRRIATGFAWTLTGLGPIVAPHIVTLLHRHFTINGTVLLFGGFAMNAVAFALLYQPVQWHSKSSRQSKPDPEDGGVPATPAPSTRCSYCQSAQDPEAVPFNTLPFERTPLDQLAYDAVVDTGTPMLSRANDGWYSRSSLRSLYSSRHSLNASRYHSQRASINLGDAKAYITLPAKDTIDECHTEDCPNVQAEHKPLRRPTDPMLQPLSKSPPAGKPTGPVPEVPQPTNGSTAAQGEKDVLKQASKRLAQLVEGSKPTGCTCSAALEALLADSPVPEPPLTLAQRIIIFFDLDLLRDHIYVNIMIGITIANFAELNFSILTPFVLADFGCTRDQIAVAMSVLGMTDICCRCLVPLIADRIKWQNRTFFLVGVINMALGRVVLAHFHSYGVVLAIACWIGFNKGLRTVFMALAIPSHVPLDRLPGATGIHLLFAGFFYLFVGPIVGYVRDTTNYATTLHFLNLATYTMAISWALEMYYFTPRQQRKEKVKDATGR